The nucleotide sequence CTCAAGATCGGGACCTATGATTTCGATTTCAATTGTCCGTCCCCCAGTCAATCCCTGTTCAAACAGACTGGACTGTTTTGCTACGGTAAAAGTCCCGGGCAGTTTTGATCCTGCCTGCTGCACCAGGGGAATCAGTTCCGCAACACGCTGAGAATCAAAAGCGCGAATCCCCATAAAGACCTGACGTCCACGTGCCACAAAGAAAAAGTCTCCAATGACAGGATAATTCAGTTGCTTTGCTTCATCACTCTCCGGGTCAATGTCCCAGTAAGGGCGTAGATCTGACTCAACCGACTCCCCAAGTTCCATCAACTGGTTCAGGTTGTAGCCGGGAGGCGGAATTAAAATACAGAAAATCAGATTCCGGTTACCGGTCGGCAGATATTCCACTTTCGGCCATAACTGCCAGCTGACACCAACCGCGGCTCCCACCAGCAGGCAGACCACAACCAGTCGTCTCATAATCCCTTTCTGAATCCAGGCATTCATACCCACAATCGACTTCACAAATAAGGCGCCGCCTGATTCAATCGGCCCAATAACAGCACGATGCAGAGCGCCTTTTTTCACGGTTTGATCAATATCATCTTCCGGGTGACTGGAAATCTGGTGGTCTTCAAGCCCCTGGTCATCTCGTTTATGCAGTAGACGTGCTGAAGCAGTTGAAATCAAAGTCATCGAAACAATGAGTGACAGACCGACGGCTGCACTAATAGCCAGCGCGATATCTTGAAATAACTGCCCCGCTTCTTCCTCAATGAAAACCACAGGCAGGAATACGGCAATGGTCGTTAAAGTCGAGGCCAGAACTGCGCCCCAGACCTCTTGTGTCCCCTTAATCGCCGCCTGAAAAGGAGATTCTCCCAGTGAATAACGTCTATAAATATTTTCCAGCACGACCACTGCGTTGTCGACGAGCATCCCGACCGCAAAAGCAAGACCAGCCAGACTGATTACGTTTAAGGAACGCCCCAGCGCGCCCAGAATCAGGAAGGTACCAATGATACTGGTCGGAATCGCCAATCCGACCACTAATGCTCCACGGGCAAACCAGAATCCAGACCCAATAATCAATGCCAGACTGACAGCAAAAAACCAGGGAGAGATAAAAGTCGCAGCGACGGCTGTAACAATAATAAAAGGCACGACGATCAGCGTACGCATACCCAGGTGCAGAAATGACATCAATACGATCATGGTCAGTGCACCGCCGATAAAGATATTGTTCTTCACCAGGTCGACTGAAGAATATATATAATCGGTTTCATCATAAACCTGCACCAGTTGCAGCCCACGTGGTTTGAGAATATTTTCGTCGATGTCTTTGACCGCTTCTCGCAAGCCATCCATGATATCCAGAACATTGGCACCGGTTTCACGGACACAGTTGATTGCAATACTCGACTCACCAAACCGTCTGACCAGACCATCTGGCTTTTTGTAACCCAGACGTACTTCTGCTACATCTCGCACATAGACCGGCGCACCATTACTGACCGCAAGCAACTGATTCTCAACTTCTTCTTTATTTCGAAACTGTCCCAGCGTTCGCACGACCCAGCGACGTTTCCCTTCCCAGAAGTCACCGGCCGATGTATCCTCATTTTGACCTCTGAGCACATTGCGAACATCACTGATCGTTAACTGCCGTGCCGCCAGTTGCTCGGAGTCCACCACCACCTGTAATTCATCTTCCAGACCACCTAATACGTTTGACTGGGAAACGCCTGAAACACGTTCGAATCGCGCTTCAATTTCGTCTTCTGCGAAACGCCGTAATTTCGTGACTTCGATATCTTTTTCAGGAAGAATTCCACCACGAACTGCTGGATATTCTTCAGCCAGCAGACGCAACCGCAGCATCGCCAGCCCCGGATTGGGAGTATTGCGAACGATCTCAAGCTGTTCTTTGACTTCCGGGTGGGCCTCCTGAAATGCGACAATTTTTTCATCAGAAGGCAGACGACTGCTGAGAATGAACCAGGCAATCGGGCGATCTGCAGCATTCGCTGTACTGATGATTGGCTGATCGGCGTCTTCTGGATACTCGGGAACCTGTTGCAGACGGGAATTCACCTTCAGTAAGGCTTCATCCATGTTGGTACCAACCAGGAACTCCAGCGTGATGGTCCCTTTAGAATCCGCGCTTTCCGAACTCAGTTTGGTAATACCTTCCACGCTCTTTAGCTGTTCTTCCTGCTCCAGTACAATTTCACGTTCCACTTCCTGCGGACTGGCACCAGGCCAGCGCGTTTCGACTGTAATTGTAGGACGTTGTACTTCGGGCGTCAGTTGCATCGGCATGCGCGTCAGAGAAACCAGGCCGAACAATACGGTCATCAACACGCCCACTGTCACTTTGACGGGATTATGTACAATGGCATTAATCAGATTCATTGTTGTTCCTCTTTAACCGTCAGTATTAATGGCTTTGGCTGTGGGTAGGGCATCGGGTTCCAGGACATTTGAGATCATGACATCCTGCCCGGGATGTAAACGTTCATTGCCTCGAATGACCACATAGCCCCCACTCTCCAGGTCCCCTTTCACCTGAATCAGACGGCCATCAGCTACGCCTACCTGTACGGGAACCGCACGTGCCTTACCCAGTTTGGAGTTTTTCTTTCCTGGCTCCACCACATAGATCATAGGAGTCGGTCCTCCCAGAACGAGAGCATCTTTGGAAACCATTAACGCCTTCAACCTGGGACCGGTAGGGAGAACAGCCCGCGCCAGCATACCTGATTTCAGCAATGGGCCGTCTTTCCTAATCTCATTTTTAAGACGAACCTTCACCGGAAATGTTCGTGCTCTGATATCTGCCTGTGGCACAATCATTACCACTTCGCCCGTAAAGACTTGATTGGGAATGGCGGGGATTTCGACCCGGACTTCCGATTTCAGTTGAACATGCGGTACATGATTTTCCAGGACCTGCACACTGACATCAACGTGATCCAGAGCAATCACTTCTGCGACCAGTTCTCCTGAATTCACCCATTGACCAACTTCAGTATGTTCCGCAACCACGTAACCATCAAAGGGGGAGATGATTGTATGTTTGACAACCTGGCTTTCGAGTTTGTCGACCAGCGCCTGTTGAACGGCTACCCGGGCCTTCGCCTGCGCAATCTGCTCCTTGCGGGGACCTTCTACGGCCAGCTTATAAGCAGCTTCCGCTTCCGAAAACATTTCTTCTGCGCGAATTGATTCGGACACGACCGCCTGAATATCATCATCATTAACTGCTTTTCTGGCATACAGTGATTCCAGGCGTTTTAGACGTTTCTGCTGATATTCACTGTCTGCTTTCGCAGCCATCATTAATGCTTTCGCCCGTTTAATTTCGTCGGGTCGCGTTCCATTTACCAGTTCATTCAATTCCTCTTTTCGCAGATCAAGAGTCGCTTTTTCGGAATCCAATTCGAGGTTAATTGTGTTCGTCAGCAACTGAGCCAATGGTTGCCGGGCACGAACAAAGTCTCCTTCATTCACGGGAAACTCTGCCACACGCCCACCGACAGCACTGCCAATCACACTTCGTTTAATGGGCATTACAGTCCCCACGAAGGTTTGGCCCGAGGCAACTTCACGTTCGACGATCTTTGCCACATCGACATTCGCAGGCCCCCGTTGTGCCGGAAGTGGCTGGGCTGCCATGATCATTGCACAAATCACTACAGCAAGACTGGTTGCTATTCTCATTTGATTCCTCAACGTTTTATCAAGTTTGTTGAATCTGCCTGAAGGAAGAATTTTGGTGGTTCAGGAACTTTCAAGTTCCGGGACATTGGCTCCCAGGTTTTCCTGAACCTGGGCCAACAGCACTTTTAATGTCTGCACCTGTTCGGGAGTCATGCCTTCGGTTGCTTTCTTCCTGAGACGTTTAAGACAGGCCACCATCTTTGACCAGACCGGCTTGGCTTCCGGTAAGACAGTGATCACTTTACGACGGCGGTCCTGGGGATCATTCTCGCGCGTGATCCATTGATCGCGTTCCATTCGGTCCAGAATGCGTACCAGTGTGGGAGGCTCGATCATCATCCGGTCAGCCAGCTCAACCTGCGAGAGAGGCCCTTCATAAACCAGCCAGCCAATGACCTGAAACTGACGAAACGTGATCCCGTAAGGAAGCAATTCCTGATTCAATGCATCCTGATAAAAGTGAGAGGTCATGGTGATCCAGTAACCGACACTTTCTTCAAAGTCATATTGCAGCATCAGTTTCTCCCTGTAATTCGAGAATTCGAATTCATTAGCCACGCTAATCATTAGCCCTGTTATACTAATTGGGTCTACCCTGTGACAAGACCTGAATTCGCGATCTATCCCGCATTGAAGCTTTTATTTAAGCTGTTTGAGGAGATCCAGCGTTTTTTTCAGGGAAAGAGACCGATTCCTGCAGGACCAGGAGACTCGGAACAAACAATGTTGCAAAAAAACAACACAGACCACTGCTCAGAAAGCGCTGTCTGTTTTTGTTTGTTCTGTTCCTGCTGTAGCGGACTTGAGATTAAGCACACAGCGAAAACCGACATCGGCAGGTGGGGTTCGCATATTCTCTCCCGCTCTCTTCCAGACTTCCCAGGAACTCTGGCCCCCGCGTACAACTCGCATACTGGGTTCGACGGCTCGCCGTGGTCCCTGCCAGTCACGAACGACACCTGCATCCGACAGAGCCAATGCTGCCTTATACGCATTTTTCGAATACCAGTCATCGCACCATTCGCGCGCATTTCCCGCCATGTCATAAACTCCGTAGGGACTGCGATCGCCGGGAAACGTTGCCACCGGATCAATTTGTCCCGGATGACGAGTCACCTGCCAGAGAGGCCTGCCACTCCCCCAGGGGTAGGAAAAACCCAGTTCCCCCCGCGCAGCTTTTTCCCATTGGGTCTCACGGGGAAGCTGTTTACCCATCGTTCGTGAATAATTGAGCGCGTCCGTATAAGAAACTCCCATCGCCGGCAAATTCGCGGGTTGAGAATCATTGCCTGCAGGCTCGGGGACCTTTCCTTTCTTTGCAATCATTTCTGAACGCCAGCGACGATACTGTTCCAGCGTTACTTCATGCACGTCAATATAAAAGGCATCCTGATAAACGGAAAACTGAGGCTTTGCATTCGCATCTCCCGCAACGACTCCCTGAACGGAAACACCTGCAGGCACCAGCACCATTTCACTGTAGTCTCCGTCACAACGAATTCGATTGGGAAGCCCCGATTGTGAATACCCGGCCTCTTTAATCACCGTAAAGCCTTCCGGCAATTTGAATGCAGGGTCCGATTGATTGGGTTCAGCCTCTGTACCGGTTTTGACAATAGAAAAACTGGAAGAATTGACTCCCGGTCCCGTCGGCAGCATCGCTACAAATTCATCTTTTGACTGAGCTGATGGATCCGATTTCTGAATTTCATAGTTGTGTACGTAATCGACTACTTCGAACTGATCGTTCGGATTCCCCACAGGCGCAGCCTGAGATTTATTTACATTTCTTTTCGGAGTCGGTTTGACACTGGGTGGTTTTAAAGTTGGTGCCCGCATATTAGAAGAAGCGTCGGTAGCCTGGCGAGGCTGTTGTGACTGCCTGACCGGTTCACTGTCTCCCCCGCATCCTGCGATGAACAGCAGAGAAAATCCCGCAATACCAGCACAGACTTTCGCTTTGCATTGATAATTTCGGACCATGTTCGAGACCAGCCATTTAAAAAAAGCGTCTGATAAAACTTCTGATATCCATAAGTCTATCACAGCAAGTTTATGAAAAACAGCGTTTTTTTTATCGCACGCAAATCATTCTGTGACTGACTCAATTAACATGCTTTCAAAATCATCCATTTGGACGCAAAGCCGGGCAATGTCGGGATGGGCAAAAACCCGCACCCGTTTCACAAAATCATCAAACTGCTTACGAGCCAGTGTATCTACAACCGGTGAGACGACATGCAGCGGTTGATATTTTGCTTCGCGTGAGGAATATATTTCGACATTGAACTCAACTTCGCGATGCGTGGGGGGGGCATCAATCAGAATATCCGTGGAGGCAACCTGTTGATGAAATCTCTGTGAAAGCCGTTTTGCCAGACTTTCGCTCCAGCGAACCAGGGAAG is from Gimesia maris and encodes:
- a CDS encoding efflux RND transporter periplasmic adaptor subunit, with the translated sequence MRIATSLAVVICAMIMAAQPLPAQRGPANVDVAKIVEREVASGQTFVGTVMPIKRSVIGSAVGGRVAEFPVNEGDFVRARQPLAQLLTNTINLELDSEKATLDLRKEELNELVNGTRPDEIKRAKALMMAAKADSEYQQKRLKRLESLYARKAVNDDDIQAVVSESIRAEEMFSEAEAAYKLAVEGPRKEQIAQAKARVAVQQALVDKLESQVVKHTIISPFDGYVVAEHTEVGQWVNSGELVAEVIALDHVDVSVQVLENHVPHVQLKSEVRVEIPAIPNQVFTGEVVMIVPQADIRARTFPVKVRLKNEIRKDGPLLKSGMLARAVLPTGPRLKALMVSKDALVLGGPTPMIYVVEPGKKNSKLGKARAVPVQVGVADGRLIQVKGDLESGGYVVIRGNERLHPGQDVMISNVLEPDALPTAKAINTDG
- a CDS encoding formylglycine-generating enzyme family protein, yielding MVRNYQCKAKVCAGIAGFSLLFIAGCGGDSEPVRQSQQPRQATDASSNMRAPTLKPPSVKPTPKRNVNKSQAAPVGNPNDQFEVVDYVHNYEIQKSDPSAQSKDEFVAMLPTGPGVNSSSFSIVKTGTEAEPNQSDPAFKLPEGFTVIKEAGYSQSGLPNRIRCDGDYSEMVLVPAGVSVQGVVAGDANAKPQFSVYQDAFYIDVHEVTLEQYRRWRSEMIAKKGKVPEPAGNDSQPANLPAMGVSYTDALNYSRTMGKQLPRETQWEKAARGELGFSYPWGSGRPLWQVTRHPGQIDPVATFPGDRSPYGVYDMAGNAREWCDDWYSKNAYKAALALSDAGVVRDWQGPRRAVEPSMRVVRGGQSSWEVWKRAGENMRTPPADVGFRCVLNLKSATAGTEQTKTDSAF
- a CDS encoding efflux RND transporter permease subunit, whose product is MNLINAIVHNPVKVTVGVLMTVLFGLVSLTRMPMQLTPEVQRPTITVETRWPGASPQEVEREIVLEQEEQLKSVEGITKLSSESADSKGTITLEFLVGTNMDEALLKVNSRLQQVPEYPEDADQPIISTANAADRPIAWFILSSRLPSDEKIVAFQEAHPEVKEQLEIVRNTPNPGLAMLRLRLLAEEYPAVRGGILPEKDIEVTKLRRFAEDEIEARFERVSGVSQSNVLGGLEDELQVVVDSEQLAARQLTISDVRNVLRGQNEDTSAGDFWEGKRRWVVRTLGQFRNKEEVENQLLAVSNGAPVYVRDVAEVRLGYKKPDGLVRRFGESSIAINCVRETGANVLDIMDGLREAVKDIDENILKPRGLQLVQVYDETDYIYSSVDLVKNNIFIGGALTMIVLMSFLHLGMRTLIVVPFIIVTAVAATFISPWFFAVSLALIIGSGFWFARGALVVGLAIPTSIIGTFLILGALGRSLNVISLAGLAFAVGMLVDNAVVVLENIYRRYSLGESPFQAAIKGTQEVWGAVLASTLTTIAVFLPVVFIEEEAGQLFQDIALAISAAVGLSLIVSMTLISTASARLLHKRDDQGLEDHQISSHPEDDIDQTVKKGALHRAVIGPIESGGALFVKSIVGMNAWIQKGIMRRLVVVCLLVGAAVGVSWQLWPKVEYLPTGNRNLIFCILIPPPGYNLNQLMELGESVESDLRPYWDIDPESDEAKQLNYPVIGDFFFVARGRQVFMGIRAFDSQRVAELIPLVQQAGSKLPGTFTVAKQSSLFEQGLTGGRTIEIEIIGPDLEKLVAMGGQILGKSKQMIPNAQVRPIPSLDLSSPEVHIQPKLMQAAENRVSSADLGYTANALIDGAFAGDYYLGGDKIDLTIIGQSRHIQNTQDVAALSVATPDGRLVSLGALADVEITSGPEQVNHRERQRAITIEVSPPEEMALEDAMDQIQSEIVQPMRENGQLAGGYRINLSGTADKLRDTWAALQFNVLLALMITYLLMAALFESWLYPLVIIFSVPLGAVGGILGLSILNLFMLQTLDVLTMLGFVILIGTVVNNPILIIHQSLNHINEDGMTPREAILESIRTRIRPIFMTTTTTVLGLLPLVLFPGAGSELYRGLGSVVLGGLIVSTLFTLILVPTLFSLTMDAKAWGLNLLRPGTFKRPQETAASPEVEVESKENVTV
- a CDS encoding MarR family winged helix-turn-helix transcriptional regulator; this translates as MLQYDFEESVGYWITMTSHFYQDALNQELLPYGITFRQFQVIGWLVYEGPLSQVELADRMMIEPPTLVRILDRMERDQWITRENDPQDRRRKVITVLPEAKPVWSKMVACLKRLRKKATEGMTPEQVQTLKVLLAQVQENLGANVPELESS